A part of Chloroflexota bacterium genomic DNA contains:
- a CDS encoding serine dehydratase subunit alpha family protein — translation MYLDYVKILEEELVPATGCTEPIAIALAAAKAREMLHCEPEKMQVLCSRNIFKNTRSVTVPNSNGLIGIKAAAILGALGGKPYLGMEVISEVEPDQVEQTQALVEGQFCEVGLLESDIDLHIQVEMFKGPDSALVEIKHTHTNITLIKKNGQIFFQQQDDSGNYLGTFVDRSILSVARIYEFANEVDLADVRPMIEPQIEYNSAIADYGINRKLAVGLGQLILQRHPDDDYEKARAYASAASEARMTGCPFPVVTNSGSGNQGITCSVPLISLAKSWGASEEELIRTLVFSNLLTIHQKSGIGRLSAFCGAISAAISAGAGMTYLKGGSLKQINWTISNIMANIPGVICDGAKSSCAAKIASGLDAAILGHQLAMQSSKYYEMSGILQSDIEVLIRNVGKIAKQGMAETDQVIMDLIVNDNVQNSG, via the coding sequence ATGTATCTTGATTATGTGAAAATTCTTGAGGAAGAGCTTGTACCCGCGACAGGGTGTACGGAGCCGATCGCAATTGCCCTGGCAGCAGCAAAAGCCAGAGAGATGCTGCACTGTGAGCCTGAGAAAATGCAAGTGCTTTGCAGTCGTAATATCTTCAAGAACACGCGGAGTGTGACAGTTCCAAATTCCAATGGGCTAATCGGCATTAAAGCCGCCGCCATATTGGGCGCTTTGGGTGGGAAGCCATATTTGGGAATGGAAGTCATCTCGGAAGTTGAGCCTGATCAGGTGGAACAAACTCAAGCCCTTGTGGAAGGACAATTTTGTGAGGTCGGGCTTCTCGAATCCGACATTGATTTACATATTCAGGTCGAAATGTTTAAAGGGCCCGATTCCGCCCTAGTGGAAATCAAACACACGCACACCAATATCACACTGATTAAAAAGAACGGTCAGATATTCTTCCAGCAACAGGATGATTCCGGTAACTATTTAGGAACCTTTGTTGATCGTTCCATTCTCTCGGTAGCAAGGATTTATGAATTTGCCAATGAGGTTGATCTGGCTGATGTTCGGCCGATGATTGAACCTCAAATTGAATATAATTCGGCCATTGCGGACTATGGGATCAATCGAAAATTAGCGGTTGGGTTAGGGCAGTTGATCTTGCAGCGTCACCCTGATGATGATTATGAGAAGGCCAGAGCATATGCTTCAGCGGCTTCAGAAGCCCGAATGACGGGTTGTCCCTTCCCAGTGGTAACAAATTCGGGTAGTGGCAATCAGGGCATCACATGTTCAGTGCCGTTGATCAGCCTGGCAAAATCCTGGGGTGCCTCGGAAGAGGAGCTTATCCGCACTCTGGTATTTTCGAATTTGTTGACCATTCATCAGAAGTCGGGGATTGGCAGGCTTTCCGCGTTCTGTGGCGCAATCAGCGCGGCAATCTCGGCAGGAGCAGGTATGACCTATTTGAAGGGCGGCTCCTTGAAGCAGATCAACTGGACGATTTCCAATATCATGGCGAATATCCCCGGCGTGATTTGTGATGGCGCTAAGTCATCTTGTGCCGCAAAGATTGCCTCGGGCTTGGATGCCGCGATTCTTGGTCACCAGCTAGCAATGCAATCAAGTAAATATTATGAAATGTCAGGCATTTTACAATCGGATATCGAGGTATTAATTCGGAATGTGGGAAAGATCGCTAAACAGGGGATGGCTGAAACCGACCAGGTGATTATGGACTTAATCGTTAATGATAATGTCCAAAATTCTGGATAA